The following proteins are co-located in the Colletotrichum lupini chromosome 4, complete sequence genome:
- a CDS encoding glycolipid 2-alpha-mannosyltransferase yields MAVARPVRALALAAVMLWCFFLYQIFGPERPISQKPVRYENGRDPNLDPTGEPQGVLTYVSDKYAPGIEDSARINATLLALVRNEELDGMIQSMVDLERTWNHKFNYPWTFFNEVPFSDEFKRRTQAATKAECRYELIPKEHWEMPSWINKDLYEESVKILKENDIQYADKVSYHSMCRWNSGMFYRHLALQHTKYYWRVEPKVHFFCDVDYDVFRYMQDNNKTYGFTVNLYDAPKSIPTLWPETRKFLAQHPEYLHENNAMDWLTDKAGRPENNVDANGYSTCHFWSNFEIADIDFWRSQAYEDYFQHLDRAGGFFYERWGDAPVHSIALGLFEDKSKIHWFRDIGYQHIPFFNCPNSNKCKGCVTGRFTDGEAWLHKDDCRPNWFKYVGMD; encoded by the exons ATGGCGGTCGCCCGCCCAGTTCGAGCTCTGGCGTTAGCCGCCGTGATGCTTTGGTGCTTCTTCCTTTACCAGATCTTTGGCCCCGAAAGGCCGATAAGCCAGAAGCCAGTGCGCTACGAGAATGGACGGGACCCCAACTTGGATC CTACCGGTGAACCTCAAGGTGTTCTGACATATGTCTCCGACAAATATGCCCCCGGCATCGAAGACTCCGCTCGCATCAATGCCACATTGTTGGCGCTGGTCAGAAACGAGGAATTAGATGGAATGATTCAGTCAATGGTCGATCTCGAGAGAACCTGGAACCATAAGTTCAACTACCCATGGACGTTCTTCAATGAGGTTCCCTTCAGCGATGAGTTCAAGAGAAGGACTCAGGCGGCCACCAAGGCTGAGTGCAGATACG AACTCATCCCTAAAGAGCACTGGGAGATGCCCTCTTGGATCAACAAAGACCTGTACGAAGAGTCCGTCAAGATCCTCAAGGAAAACGACATTCAGTACGCCGATAAGGTTTCGTACCACTCCATGTGCCGCTGGAACAGTGGCATGTTTTATAGGCACCTTGCCTTGCAGCACACCAAGTACTACTGGCGTGTCGAGCCTAAGGTCCATTTCTTTTGCGACGTTGACTACGATGTCTTCCGCTACATGCAGGACAACAACAAGACATATGGTTTCACCGTCAACCTGTACGACGCGCCCAAGTCCATTCCAACGTTGTGGCCTGAGACTAGAAAGTTCCTCGCGCAGCACCCCGAATACCTCCACGAGAACAACGCCATGGACTGGCTCACCGACAAGGCTGGTCGTCCCGAGAACAACGTTGATGCGAATGGCTACTCTACCTGTCACTTCTGGAGCAACTTTGAGATTGCCGACATTGACTTCTGGAGGAGCCAAGCGTATGAGGACTACTTCCAGCATCTGGACCGCGCTGGGGGTTTCTTCTACGAAAGATGGGGCGATGCTCCTGTCCACAGCATTGCTTTGGGCCTTTTCGAGGACAAGTCCAAGATTCACTG GTTCCGCGACATCGGATACCAGCACATTCCCTTCTTCAACTGCCCCAACTCGAACAAGTGCAAGGGCTGCGTAACAGGCCGCTTCACTGATGGCGAGGCCTGGCTGCACAAGGACGACTGCCGCCCGAACTGGTTCAAGTATGTCGGCATGGACTAA
- a CDS encoding Spc97/Spc98 family protein, whose amino-acid sequence MTFAAKLGALTDELVEVIITSTPDKHISRERFNLLRESSHRSLKHHNFLRTNQFDVDKQLVGLEERFRVHHREGLADAFKERLDALSEFRTKWHPDILHFLLELSDKPTQKTRLGDLELLREPDKDLEPPLRWEDIAKEDGWHEEAEIWNTIDYSDHSGDEYGEAKSDTSSVSGETSLSTLDTSVGRRPEAFEIASSDEAALKVVQDSQAWRVKGKKTASSARPQKVAITEFQAMREALFMLQGLPTTLFQKDGLADPAYQISSLEWDTHKALVSSFAESGRQVSQIRTFSKRSQTAPLFQVFRDNVIACLQSFDERLSNIQSSLAVAREDTVISMAAVLEELRPRMEPLVSLSEIIRQLYDPANGGAFRFLELVYDEISRAQLSGRDSTYDFLGRIFFNCFQVYLRPIRLWMSEGQLVPGDKIFFVSESPTQVPLRQVWQEQFKMRRTSEGVLHAPSFLQPSVGKIFTAGKSIVVLKHLGKFDALRQLWDDHEPPLTFEAVCPPGLELAPFPELFTSAFTLWMQSKYHATSETLKQALFDSCNLESNIGALHHLFLMADGAAADELCKGIFARLDALRPDWHDRYSLTGLAQEAFSPRVDTTRLFVTVRIEGQKKSVVAGRDLIRTALPEITLQYRLPWPVQLVVTEDTAAPYQAVFTFLMQIRRAIGLIQRNRILEELASRSDVWGSKALYYLLRSKLMWFCNCIQTYLATLVLAPYTESLRWKMREAYDVDAMIRLHEAFVKQVIDAACLGRKLDPIRSGILDIMDLAAKLEDAQSASVAEEAEEQQELSRLSIMSSPMKASPRRRKPAVYAEDSDDEGAERLGTRTKRGAINAGKGYLECLREIKTDFERHLKFICGGLRGVARASSDEAAVKWDLLAEMLEVGVKEGA is encoded by the exons ATGACATTCGCTGCAAAGCTCGGCGCCTTGACCGACGAGCTGGTTGAGGTCATCATCACATCGACACCGGACAAG CACATCAGTCGGGAGCGCTTCAATTTATTGCGCGAGTCTTCGCATCGCAGTCTCAAGCATCACAACTTCCTGCGCACCAATCAATTCGACGTTGACAAGCAGCTTGTCGGCCTGGAGGAGCGATTTAGGGTCCACCATCGTGAAGGCTTGGCAGATGCCTTCAAGGAGCGGCTCGATGCGTTATCAGAATTCCGAACGAAGTGGCACCCTGACATACTTCATTTTCTCCTCGAGCTTTCCGATAAGCCAACACAGAAAACCCGACTTGGCGACCTAGAACTCCTTCGAGAGCCCGACAAAGACCTCGAACCGCCGCTTAGATGGGAAGACATCGCGAAAGAGGATGGATGGCACGAGGAAGCTGAGATATGGAACACCATTGACTACAGCGATCACTCTGGCGATGAATATGGCGAGGCCAAGTCAGATACATCAAGTGTATCTGGTGAGACATCTCTCTCAACTCTGGATACATCAGTTGGTCGGAGACCGGAGGCTTTCGAGATTGCCTCGTCTGACGAGGCAGCCCTCAAGGTTGTTCAGGATAGCCAGGCTTGGAGGGTGAAAGGCAAGAAGACTGCGTCTTCAGCCCGACCGCAGAAGGTCGCCATCACAGAGTTCCAGGCGATGAGAGAGGCCCTCTTCATGTTACAAGGCCTACCCACGACATTGTTCCAGAAAGATGGTCTTGCCGACCCGGCTTACCAGATATCCAGTCTTGAATGGGATACACACAAAGCCCTTGTGAGCAGCTTCGCGGAAAGCGGGCGCCAAGTTTCCCAAATACGAACTTTTTCGAAGAGATCCCAAACAGCGCCTCTCTTTCAGGTTTTCCGTGACAATGTCATTGCCTGTCTGCAATCCTTTGACGAAAGGTTATCCAATATCCAGAGTAGTCTGGCAGTGGCGCGGGAAGATACAGTCATCAGCATGGCAGCAGTCCTGGAGGAACTCAGACCAAGGATGGAACCTTTAGTATCTCTCTCAGAGATTATAAGGCAGCTTTACGATCCTGCGAATGGTGGAGCGTTCCGCTTTCTCGAGCTTGTCTACGATGAAATTAGCAGAGCCCAGCTCTCAGGTCGCGATTCGACTTATGACTTCCTAGGACGCATATTCTTCAACTGTTTTCAAGTCTATCTCCGACCAATTCGACTTTGGATGTCAGAGGGGCAACTCGTGCCAGGCGATAAGATCTTCTTCGTGTCTGAGTCGCCAACCCAGGTTCCGCTGCGCCAGGTCTGGCAAGAACAATTCAAAATGAGGCGAACATCAGAAGGGGTCTTGCATGCGCCCAGCTTCCTGCAGCCAAGTGTTGGTAAAATCTTCACGGCTGGGAAAAGTATTGTTGTTCTCAAACATCTTGGAAAATTTGATGCACTTCGTCAACTCTGGGATGATCACGAACCCCCTCTAACATTCGAAGCGGTCTGCCCGCCGGGCCTGGAACTTGCACCATTCCCCGAACTATTCACATCGGCCTTCACTCTATGGATGCAGAGCAAATATCATGCGACCTCGGAAACTCTGAAACAGGCGCTCTTTGACTCTTGCAACCTAGAGTCGAATATTGGCGCACTGCATCACCTCTTTCTCATGGCTGATGGAGCTGCGGCTGATGAATTATGCAAAGGCATTTTCGCCCGGCTAGACGCCCTCAGGCCCGATTGGCATGACCGATACTCCTTGACTGGTTTGGCTCAGGAGGCATTTTCGCCACGAGTTGATACCACACGCCTCTTTGTCACTGTCCGGATCGAAGGCCAGAAGAAATCTGTTGTCGCTGGTCGCGATCTCATCCGTACGGCCTTGCCAGAAATCACCCTCCAGTACCGTCTTCCCTGGCCAGTGCAGCTCGTTGTCACCGAAGACACAGCTGCCCCATACCAAGCAGTTTTCACATTTCTCATGCAAATCAGACGCGCCATCGGCCTCATCCAACGCAACCggatcctcgaagagcttgcTTCGAGAAGCGATGTATGGGGTAGCAAAGCGCTGTACTACCTGCTCCGCTCGAAGTTGATGTGGTTTTGTAACTGCATCCAGACATACCTGGCAACGCTGGTTCTAGCGCCTTACACAGAATCCCTCCGCTGGAAAATGCGAGAGGCCTATGATGTAGATGCCATGATCAGGCTTCACGAAGCCTTCGTGAAGCAAGTTATCGACGCTGCATGTCTCGGCAGAAAACTGGATCCAATACGCAGTGGCATCCTGGACATCATGGACCTAGCCGCGAAACTCGAGGACGCACAAAGCGCTAGCGTCGCCGAGGAGGCCGAGGAACAACAGGAGCTATCTCGTCTTTCCATCATGTCCTCGCCGATGAAAGCGAGTCCCCGCCGTCGAAAACCGGCTGTCTACGCCGAAGACAGTGACGACGAAGGTGCGGAGCGTCTCGGGACCAGAACCAAAAGGGGTGCAATTAATGCAGGCAAGGGCTACCTAGAATGCTTGCGGGAGATTAAGACGGACTTTGAGAGGCACCTAAAGTTCATTTGTGGGGGGCTACGAGGGGTTGCCAGGGCCTCAAGCGACGAGGCGGCTGTGAAATGGGACCTCCTGGCTGAAATGCTGGAGGTGGGTGTCAAGGAGGGCGCTTGA